A genomic window from Paucibacter sp. KCTC 42545 includes:
- a CDS encoding TnsA endonuclease N-terminal domain-containing protein — protein sequence MKPVRKVITRAPHRSVGAIHEPWFQAEPIHHESQLEKYCIEVLLLTPSVVRIEHQPLTIQYEIGGKKLEYTPDLRITLHDGSRALVEAKGQPYENRFRELLEGGLHERLRLLEMPLYLVPGRLVDQRHRSQVSDLRSMARRTPPDGTIDALLRWASRSAGASIGDAETAGHPLAHIGYAVGRRLLSVGPAFDLSPNQSLQLGSKHEHVHIDHWLGYPGRAEDVAA from the coding sequence ATGAAACCAGTTCGAAAAGTAATCACTCGTGCGCCGCACCGCAGTGTGGGCGCTATTCACGAGCCATGGTTCCAAGCTGAGCCGATTCATCACGAATCCCAGCTGGAGAAATACTGCATCGAGGTGCTGCTTCTGACGCCGAGCGTCGTGAGGATCGAGCATCAGCCGCTGACCATTCAATATGAAATTGGCGGGAAGAAGCTGGAGTACACGCCCGACCTTCGAATCACCCTGCACGACGGGAGTCGCGCGCTGGTGGAAGCCAAAGGTCAGCCTTACGAAAACCGCTTTCGGGAACTTCTCGAAGGAGGGTTGCACGAACGCCTGCGTCTCCTCGAGATGCCGCTTTACCTTGTGCCAGGCAGGCTGGTCGACCAGAGGCACAGGTCCCAAGTCTCGGATCTGAGATCCATGGCGCGGCGCACGCCGCCGGACGGCACGATCGATGCACTGCTCCGGTGGGCGTCACGAAGTGCCGGAGCGTCCATCGGAGACGCCGAAACAGCGGGGCATCCGCTCGCGCACATTGGCTACGCCGTTGGCCGGCGATTGCTGTCCGTTGGCCCGGCCTTCGATCTTTCCCCCAATCAGTCGCTTCAACTCGGGAGCAAGCATGAGCACGTACACATTGACCATTGGCTTGGTTATCCGGGAAGGGCTGAGGACGTGGCGGCTTGA
- a CDS encoding integrase catalytic domain-containing protein: MSTYTLTIGLVIREGLRTWRLDRTLPDSQLSFLDQSTGALKTISVAKLQRDLEADRIQVVQEYPVALSSATDSKLRLVKTVESLPIREQVGLRLRLGFVKHMLRRGLRKGMRGAIQAELDSLDGQLPFGVPPADVANARISTKPRASAVMAWMRIFDASGGNPMSLISGICFRKMPRRLIPLVEEIARRKIRDYYCTRQRPSADKTKVLINRELEQQVSKGRIEPENAEISTSTLRRLILDVSPYDRCVARYGPNYARNKWRYSLGGIDAARPLARYEIDHTILDIVVVDDLTGLPMGRPTITVVVDAFSGYIAGFYVSFWSAGLASALSAFKVAIRPKDPLWEIAGLKNKWLSCGIPDLMVVDNGLEFHSLRFHSVAAHLATDVLHCAVRQPWLKPLVERVIGEINRSLSHHGRVEKQLTNYIPDKPEKSACITFSALCKGLLKFVVDVHPFEINERRLDRAYDLYAEGFATQLPPRLPTSMDALDIIMADSKTLTVGNEGVLHQYLRYNSPELQEMRRGIALTFQAEIKVNHEDLDQIWLKNPRDNAWMRVPSCYPQYTAGLSTVQHKAIRARKKSTLNHRNAEEVLIQSKLELIDLWNTSARAGKRAKRQELLALEGLASTRVFSAAGKPKQDNTPEVQRQIPISKDDLLAIPKEYETYAFD; this comes from the coding sequence ATGAGCACGTACACATTGACCATTGGCTTGGTTATCCGGGAAGGGCTGAGGACGTGGCGGCTTGATCGTACGCTTCCCGACTCACAACTGTCCTTCCTTGATCAGTCGACCGGTGCGCTAAAGACCATTTCTGTCGCCAAGCTGCAGCGTGATCTGGAGGCGGACCGGATCCAAGTCGTCCAGGAATACCCAGTGGCCCTCTCCAGCGCCACGGATTCCAAACTTCGTCTCGTAAAGACAGTCGAAAGCCTGCCGATTCGGGAACAGGTTGGTTTGCGGCTTCGGTTGGGTTTCGTCAAGCATATGTTGCGACGAGGCCTGCGCAAGGGGATGAGGGGGGCGATTCAGGCTGAACTGGATAGTCTGGATGGTCAACTGCCTTTTGGCGTGCCGCCTGCGGATGTTGCCAACGCGCGGATTTCCACCAAGCCCCGTGCGTCTGCGGTCATGGCTTGGATGCGTATTTTTGACGCGTCAGGTGGCAATCCGATGTCGCTCATCAGCGGCATCTGCTTCCGCAAGATGCCTCGACGGCTAATTCCCCTGGTGGAGGAAATCGCACGTCGAAAAATCAGAGACTACTACTGCACAAGGCAGCGCCCATCGGCCGACAAAACGAAGGTGCTGATCAATCGAGAACTTGAGCAACAGGTCTCCAAAGGGCGAATTGAGCCAGAAAACGCGGAGATCAGTACTAGCACGCTGCGCCGTCTGATCCTAGACGTCTCGCCCTATGACCGGTGCGTTGCAAGATACGGTCCCAACTACGCCCGCAACAAGTGGCGATACAGCCTTGGTGGCATCGATGCTGCACGGCCGCTGGCAAGGTATGAGATTGATCACACCATTCTCGACATCGTCGTTGTCGATGATCTGACGGGGCTACCCATGGGACGGCCAACCATAACGGTGGTCGTAGATGCATTCAGCGGATACATCGCCGGGTTTTACGTCAGCTTTTGGAGTGCGGGCCTTGCGAGCGCCCTGTCAGCCTTCAAGGTGGCCATCCGTCCCAAGGATCCTCTGTGGGAAATCGCTGGCTTGAAGAACAAGTGGCTGAGCTGCGGAATCCCTGACCTCATGGTCGTCGACAACGGCCTGGAATTTCACTCGCTCCGATTTCACTCCGTCGCTGCACATTTGGCGACCGACGTTCTGCACTGTGCAGTTCGACAGCCCTGGCTCAAGCCCCTCGTCGAGAGGGTAATTGGCGAGATCAATCGATCTCTTTCGCACCACGGCCGGGTTGAGAAGCAGCTGACCAATTACATCCCAGACAAGCCTGAGAAGTCAGCCTGCATCACCTTCAGCGCCCTTTGCAAGGGGCTGTTGAAGTTTGTGGTTGACGTTCATCCTTTTGAGATCAACGAGAGACGGCTCGATCGCGCGTACGACCTTTACGCCGAGGGCTTTGCAACACAACTGCCACCTCGGCTCCCCACGAGCATGGATGCACTGGACATCATCATGGCTGACTCAAAAACCCTCACCGTCGGGAACGAGGGCGTTCTTCATCAGTACCTTCGCTACAACTCGCCCGAGCTTCAAGAAATGCGCCGAGGAATTGCTCTGACGTTCCAGGCGGAGATCAAGGTCAATCACGAAGACCTTGACCAGATTTGGCTGAAGAACCCCCGGGACAACGCATGGATGCGAGTCCCATCGTGCTACCCGCAGTACACAGCAGGCCTCTCCACAGTTCAGCACAAAGCCATTAGGGCTCGAAAAAAAAGTACCTTGAACCACCGCAATGCTGAGGAGGTGCTGATCCAGTCCAAGCTGGAGCTGATCGATCTCTGGAATACCTCAGCTCGCGCGGGTAAGCGTGCCAAGCGCCAGGAGCTCCTGGCGCTGGAGGGTCTGGCCTCTACCAGAGTGTTTTCAGCTGCTGGCAAGCCCAAACAGGACAACACCCCTGAGGTGCAACGCCAGATCCCCATCTCCAAAGATGACTTGTTAGCCATCCCAAAGGAATACGAGACCTATGCATTTGACTAA
- a CDS encoding ATP-binding protein — protein sequence MHLTNREFRLAEPEELEIEATQRRARERWLSTYSAKAIKQGAGIDNALVKHTRFQELVGDLERMFLLGKELRQPVGGVINGGAGVGKSTLCRYFMDTLPLHNLTESGSGVLYLRLRRGRSLAAVVQQILGQLQYPLFKVNDANLDAKRSLTLDALRRHKIRLLLIDEAHQVITRNSAKRDDGSWAATHSV from the coding sequence ATGCATTTGACTAACAGAGAGTTCCGGCTCGCGGAGCCGGAAGAACTTGAAATCGAGGCGACCCAGCGCAGAGCACGCGAGCGTTGGTTGAGCACCTACTCCGCCAAAGCAATCAAGCAAGGCGCGGGCATAGACAACGCCCTAGTCAAGCACACGAGGTTCCAGGAGCTTGTCGGCGACCTTGAGCGGATGTTCTTGCTGGGCAAGGAATTACGGCAGCCTGTGGGCGGGGTCATCAATGGCGGCGCAGGGGTTGGCAAGAGTACCTTGTGCCGCTACTTCATGGACACCTTGCCCCTGCATAACCTGACCGAAAGCGGGTCTGGCGTGTTGTACCTCCGTCTGCGACGCGGGCGATCGTTGGCCGCCGTGGTGCAGCAGATCCTTGGCCAATTGCAGTACCCACTGTTTAAGGTCAATGATGCGAACCTGGATGCCAAGCGCTCTTTGACCTTGGATGCCTTGCGCCGCCACAAGATCAGGCTCTTGTTGATCGATGAAGCGCACCAAGTCATCACCCGAAACTCGGCCAAGCGAGACGATGGCTCATGGGCGGCGACACATTCCGTTTGA
- a CDS encoding TniQ family protein, with translation MAHGRRHIPFEGAAAFSQLTGVPQAWFEHRLPRWLDRDRWREIELFGQAWRDDWTLRGTHQQVCTLCLSEQGFARAEWDLNAYAACHLHGTILLDHCGYCGRGISPDRPAVDICSCGHYIAAEMMPADSAVVRWSAMCADAVGAGAGICATDLGGLSLLQGLSADGAYRVLLAFGGGQPALRGRVLNSVESWLTSAAMHEVLATAIRRMAEPTGFMWGSRSEVQRCTSSLAEQQLRGVTPFDRTAAGHLRNAMGLPARWRNRRPAFHHQLDLFT, from the coding sequence ATGGCTCATGGGCGGCGACACATTCCGTTTGAGGGGGCTGCCGCCTTTTCCCAGCTGACTGGCGTTCCACAGGCATGGTTTGAGCACCGGTTGCCTCGTTGGCTTGATCGAGATCGGTGGCGCGAGATCGAACTTTTCGGCCAGGCATGGCGCGACGACTGGACTCTTCGAGGAACGCATCAACAGGTCTGCACTCTGTGTCTGTCAGAACAGGGATTTGCCCGGGCCGAATGGGACTTGAACGCATACGCGGCCTGCCATCTGCACGGGACAATTCTGCTCGATCACTGCGGCTATTGCGGTCGAGGGATTTCGCCAGATCGACCGGCCGTGGACATCTGCAGTTGTGGCCACTACATCGCAGCCGAGATGATGCCTGCAGACTCGGCCGTAGTTCGATGGTCCGCAATGTGCGCTGATGCGGTAGGCGCAGGTGCCGGCATTTGCGCCACGGACCTTGGTGGCTTGAGCCTGCTGCAAGGCCTGAGCGCCGACGGTGCTTATCGAGTTCTGTTGGCATTCGGAGGGGGGCAACCAGCGCTGCGGGGCCGAGTGCTCAATAGTGTTGAGTCATGGCTGACCAGTGCGGCCATGCATGAGGTGCTCGCGACGGCGATTCGTAGGATGGCCGAGCCAACTGGGTTCATGTGGGGCTCTCGAAGTGAGGTCCAACGATGCACTAGCAGTTTGGCTGAGCAGCAGCTTCGCGGCGTGACGCCCTTTGATCGGACTGCCGCCGGGCACCTTCGAAATGCCATGGGTCTACCTGCCCGCTGGCGTAACAGGCGCCCTGCCTTTCACCATCAACTCGATTTATTCACCTAG
- a CDS encoding TniQ family protein: MPFRWTIPILRHFDARLAALANVPFAQPHEAPNSWFTRAAAMQGCTAKEFATYLGFSFRQDFDSFYYFAFRKVRATSPQVQGLEAGRIYFDFSRKKKEFGYTLPNPYYRRGRYRFCPLCLQTARVPCIHMYARMRELVFCPWHRCLLEEQCPHCQVPIELVQDMIQPAKGKPGVEDLSLCMQCQQPLHAVVALRIDYRMLNAMPLWLQNWGRNGPGPIEGRGISSERYTEFSERRAKAREATEV, translated from the coding sequence ATGCCTTTTCGCTGGACCATTCCAATCCTTCGACATTTCGACGCTCGGTTGGCGGCGCTCGCCAACGTCCCTTTTGCGCAGCCACACGAGGCGCCGAATTCCTGGTTCACCCGTGCCGCAGCGATGCAAGGGTGCACGGCCAAGGAATTCGCGACCTATTTGGGGTTCTCATTCCGACAAGACTTCGACAGCTTCTATTACTTTGCTTTCCGAAAAGTAAGGGCTACCTCGCCCCAGGTTCAAGGGCTTGAAGCAGGGCGCATCTATTTTGATTTTTCTAGGAAGAAGAAAGAGTTCGGATATACGCTGCCCAACCCTTACTACCGACGCGGTAGGTATCGTTTCTGCCCGCTTTGCCTTCAGACAGCGAGGGTTCCTTGCATCCATATGTACGCTCGCATGCGAGAGCTAGTCTTCTGTCCTTGGCATCGATGTTTACTTGAGGAGCAATGCCCGCATTGTCAAGTGCCTATCGAATTAGTGCAGGACATGATCCAGCCCGCTAAAGGCAAACCTGGGGTGGAGGATCTAAGTTTGTGTATGCAGTGTCAACAGCCATTGCATGCAGTGGTAGCGTTGCGCATCGACTATCGGATGCTGAATGCCATGCCACTCTGGCTACAGAATTGGGGGCGCAATGGGCCTGGGCCGATTGAGGGGCGAGGCATCAGCAGCGAACGCTACACGGAGTTCAGTGAACGACGGGCCAAAGCAAGGGAAGCGACCGAAGTCTAG
- a CDS encoding HlyD family secretion protein — MALTQALFRQEVMQASQAQWLGSIRIGRPPSFAWVTGISLSMALALVTFAICGEVTRKAKLPGLLMPTAGMLTVSAPQVGVVTELLVKEGDLVAAGQPVMRLRSERTTSLGDAAILNAQALAQRRQTLETERMLTQQQQRQRQQALNDRLRSLAAEERQAQAELETNRLRAGLAAKSLTRYVELEKDSFVSAVQLQQKQEELLDVQLRERNAERSLAALQRDIQAAKAELLNNETSSSTSLAQIDRGLASLSQEFTENDARGGLTLTAPQAGRVSAITIHLGQPVQAGQTLVNLIPESAQQGASTLEAQLYAPSRTAGFVKPGQVVWLRYAAYPYQKFGMAEGEVQSISQTPIAAQDLPVGQGQALLAAAQANEPLYRISVKLKKQDVTTYGNTQALKAGMALDADVMQDRRAIWEWLFEPVFAASSLFKDLGGGNRFSHSE; from the coding sequence ATGGCTTTGACGCAAGCGTTGTTCAGGCAAGAAGTGATGCAGGCCAGCCAAGCTCAATGGCTCGGCAGTATTCGCATTGGCCGGCCACCCAGTTTTGCATGGGTCACCGGTATCTCGCTGAGCATGGCGTTGGCCTTGGTTACCTTTGCCATCTGTGGTGAAGTTACCCGCAAGGCCAAGCTGCCGGGCTTGTTGATGCCGACGGCCGGGATGCTGACCGTCAGCGCCCCACAAGTCGGGGTTGTGACTGAGTTGCTGGTCAAGGAAGGCGATCTGGTCGCAGCGGGTCAGCCGGTGATGCGGTTGCGAAGCGAGCGCACAACATCGCTTGGTGATGCAGCAATCCTCAACGCCCAGGCCTTGGCTCAGCGCCGGCAAACGCTAGAAACCGAGCGGATGCTGACGCAACAGCAGCAACGTCAACGACAGCAAGCCCTCAATGATCGACTGCGCAGCTTGGCCGCCGAAGAGCGTCAGGCTCAGGCTGAGTTGGAAACCAACCGTTTGCGAGCTGGCTTGGCGGCCAAGAGTCTGACCCGCTACGTCGAATTAGAGAAAGACAGCTTTGTTTCGGCCGTGCAACTGCAGCAGAAGCAAGAAGAGCTGCTGGACGTGCAACTGCGGGAGCGCAACGCCGAGCGAAGCTTGGCAGCCCTGCAGCGCGACATTCAAGCGGCAAAAGCAGAACTGCTCAACAACGAAACCAGTAGCAGCACCAGCCTGGCTCAAATTGATCGTGGGCTGGCTAGCCTCAGCCAGGAATTCACCGAAAACGATGCTCGCGGCGGATTGACGCTCACCGCACCCCAGGCAGGCCGGGTGAGCGCCATCACCATTCATCTGGGTCAGCCGGTGCAGGCTGGGCAGACACTTGTGAACTTGATACCAGAAAGTGCGCAGCAAGGCGCCTCAACCTTGGAGGCGCAACTCTACGCGCCGAGCCGAACAGCGGGTTTCGTCAAACCCGGCCAGGTTGTCTGGCTGCGCTATGCGGCCTACCCCTATCAGAAGTTCGGCATGGCTGAGGGCGAAGTGCAAAGCATCAGCCAGACCCCTATTGCTGCTCAGGATTTACCTGTCGGGCAGGGACAGGCCTTGCTCGCCGCTGCGCAGGCCAATGAACCCCTATACCGAATTAGTGTGAAGTTAAAAAAGCAGGACGTCACCACCTATGGCAATACGCAAGCGTTGAAGGCGGGAATGGCGCTTGATGCTGATGTCATGCAGGACCGCCGGGCAATATGGGAATGGTTGTTCGAACCCGTATTTGCCGCTTCGAGTCTTTTCAAAGATCTCGGAGGTGGAAATAGGTTCAGCCATAGCGAATGA
- a CDS encoding CPBP family intramembrane glutamic endopeptidase, giving the protein MNKARAFFENFLLLIVLAAACQIIGSLLKHLFFGFVGSREWLTENFLLSIFFLVEAAILAVVLARVNRGISIGDLLKPFWLETLLISFVYSSAILVVAVACSGKNVAEISPNLINPFNPVSEYWWASFVGLLIKAFQEELLNRGVLQPLMGEMFSSEVIGLVVVAVLFTLGHPTDNFMIVFPGAVALGVVFLITKSVLSCSILHICMNISFDILFGSNFTVSPLLDSAVLENVRPVFFLVVMAMAFVHLYLKKYHHSMT; this is encoded by the coding sequence ATGAATAAAGCCAGAGCGTTTTTTGAAAATTTCTTGCTGCTAATTGTTTTGGCGGCCGCCTGTCAAATTATTGGTTCATTATTGAAGCATCTATTTTTTGGGTTCGTTGGTTCGCGTGAATGGTTGACTGAGAATTTTTTATTATCAATTTTCTTTCTGGTTGAAGCTGCAATTTTGGCGGTCGTTCTCGCGAGAGTCAACAGGGGTATCTCGATTGGGGACTTGCTTAAACCTTTTTGGCTTGAGACGTTGTTAATTTCTTTTGTATATTCGAGTGCTATTCTTGTTGTTGCAGTGGCCTGTAGTGGCAAAAATGTTGCGGAAATTTCACCGAATCTCATTAATCCATTCAATCCGGTTTCAGAATATTGGTGGGCCTCTTTTGTTGGTTTGTTGATTAAAGCCTTTCAAGAGGAGTTGCTGAATCGAGGCGTACTGCAGCCTTTGATGGGGGAAATGTTTTCTAGCGAAGTAATTGGCTTGGTTGTTGTTGCGGTTTTGTTCACGTTGGGGCACCCTACGGATAATTTCATGATAGTTTTTCCTGGGGCTGTGGCGCTGGGGGTTGTATTTTTAATAACTAAATCAGTATTGTCATGCTCGATTCTGCATATTTGCATGAATATTTCTTTTGATATTTTATTTGGGTCAAATTTCACTGTCTCGCCTTTGTTGGATTCGGCCGTTCTAGAGAATGTGCGCCCAGTATTCTTTCTTGTTGTAATGGCGATGGCTTTTGTTCATTTGTATTTGAAAAAATATCACCATAGTATGACTTAA
- a CDS encoding ABC transporter transmembrane domain-containing protein, protein MGLKRSLLQIFAVAVVLELFAVLAPLFNQMVVDDVLTSGDRDLLSVLVIGFGLLLVVQTAVGLARSWMVMVLGQTLSLQWMGNVFAHLVRLPVDFLEKRHLGDITSRFGAVSAIQKTLTTAAIEAVLDGLMAVAALVMMLIYAPTLCAVTVTAVAAYGLLRWVAYRPFRDAAAERLVVAAKENTHFLETLRAITPLKLFGREEERRARWQNLIVDVQNRDVRTAKMSIGFTTANTFIFGLENLLVLWLGAKLIMTGQPVQAGQTLVNLIPETAQQGASTLEAQLYAPSRTAGFVKPGQVVWLRYAAYPYQKFGMAEGEVQTISQTPIAAQDLPVGQGQALLTAAQANEPLYRVSVKLKKQAITTYGNTQLLKAGMALDADVMQYRRTVWEWVFEPIFATSSFFKELGGRRSFAHSE, encoded by the coding sequence ATGGGCCTTAAACGTTCGCTCCTGCAAATCTTTGCCGTGGCCGTGGTGCTGGAGTTGTTTGCTGTTCTTGCACCCTTGTTCAACCAGATGGTGGTGGATGATGTGCTGACCTCAGGAGACCGCGATCTGTTGTCAGTGCTGGTGATCGGCTTCGGCTTGCTGTTGGTGGTGCAGACTGCCGTCGGCCTGGCTCGGTCTTGGATGGTGATGGTCTTGGGCCAGACCTTGTCCTTGCAATGGATGGGCAACGTGTTCGCCCATCTGGTGCGCTTGCCGGTGGACTTTCTTGAGAAGCGGCACTTGGGCGACATCACCTCGCGCTTCGGCGCCGTCAGTGCCATTCAAAAGACTTTGACCACGGCCGCCATTGAGGCGGTGCTGGATGGCCTGATGGCCGTGGCCGCGCTGGTGATGATGCTGATCTATGCGCCTACGCTTTGCGCGGTCACCGTCACAGCCGTCGCAGCCTACGGCCTCCTGCGCTGGGTGGCCTACCGACCCTTCCGCGATGCCGCGGCCGAGCGCTTGGTGGTGGCCGCCAAAGAGAACACCCATTTCCTGGAAACCCTGCGTGCCATCACGCCGCTTAAGTTGTTCGGCCGGGAAGAAGAGCGCCGTGCCCGTTGGCAGAACCTGATCGTGGATGTGCAAAACCGCGATGTGCGCACGGCCAAGATGAGCATTGGCTTCACCACCGCCAACACCTTCATCTTCGGGCTGGAGAACTTGCTTGTGCTGTGGCTGGGCGCCAAGCTCATCATGACGGGGCAGCCGGTGCAGGCCGGGCAGACGCTCGTGAACTTGATTCCCGAAACTGCGCAGCAAGGCGCCTCAACCTTGGAGGCGCAACTCTACGCGCCGAGCCGAACAGCGGGTTTCGTCAAACCTGGCCAGGTTGTCTGGCTGCGCTATGCGGCCTACCCCTATCAAAAGTTCGGCATGGCTGAGGGCGAGGTGCAAACCATCAGCCAAACGCCTATTGCTGCGCAGGATTTGCCGGTCGGTCAGGGGCAGGCATTACTCACTGCGGCGCAGGCCAATGAACCCCTCTACCGGGTTAGTGTGAAGTTGAAAAAGCAGGCGATCACCACCTATGGCAACACGCAGTTGCTGAAGGCCGGCATGGCACTGGATGCCGACGTAATGCAGTACCGTCGGACAGTTTGGGAATGGGTGTTTGAGCCCATCTTTGCCACTTCTAGTTTTTTCAAAGAACTTGGAGGCAGACGTTCGTTCGCACATAGCGAATGA
- a CDS encoding DUF6404 family protein, translating to MLRQKFCGAAMFLKNNQADKQLSKNIYKISANRNWALMRNEEFRRRLSASLVILQKNNISESSYSPPMYKLYWKIGFRLPPPHFLGFFSNMLISGLPLGISAVGLYMMGHENSSVFILQMMLEMLVVALFFTVAWGSVVAMFYERDRKRHQLPRWSSI from the coding sequence TTGTTGCGCCAAAAATTTTGCGGCGCAGCGATGTTCCTGAAAAATAATCAGGCAGACAAACAACTCTCAAAAAACATCTACAAAATTTCAGCCAATCGAAACTGGGCACTCATGCGTAACGAAGAATTCCGTAGGCGACTATCGGCTTCCTTGGTCATTTTGCAAAAAAACAATATAAGCGAATCATCATATTCGCCACCAATGTATAAGTTATATTGGAAAATTGGCTTCCGCCTGCCGCCTCCACATTTTTTGGGATTTTTTTCCAATATGTTAATTTCCGGGCTTCCACTAGGAATTTCCGCGGTTGGACTTTATATGATGGGCCACGAGAATTCAAGTGTGTTTATCCTGCAAATGATGCTGGAAATGCTAGTCGTCGCACTGTTTTTCACCGTGGCGTGGGGATCTGTCGTCGCGATGTTCTATGAAAGAGATCGCAAGCGGCACCAACTTCCGCGATGGAGTTCAATATAA
- a CDS encoding peptidase domain-containing ABC transporter encodes MKLSLQSEASECALACLAMIGRVHGRHQDLADLRRRFPVSLKGATLQQLISHAGALGFSSRPLRLELHELGELQTPCVLHWDLNHFVVLKKVLHGGKAAVILDPAVGERRLSMSEISRHFTGVALELSPNAEFKSQASAPRVSMRALTGKVMGLKRSLLQIFAVAVVLEMFAIVAPLFNQMVVDDVLTSGDRDLLSVLVIGFALLLVVQTSIGLARSWMVMVLGQTLSLQWMGNVFAHLVRLPVDFFEKRHLGDITSRFGAVSAIQKTLTTAAIEAVLDGLMAVAALVMMLIYAPTLCAVTVTAVVAYGLLRWAAYRPFRDAAAERLVVAAKENTHFLETLRAITPLKLFGREEERRARWQNLIVDVQNRDVRTAKMSIGFSTANTFIFGLENLMVLWLGAKLIMTGQQAGAVTMTVGMLFAYLSYKGQFTGRVSALINYAVELKMLGLHAERLADIALEPPEKDDVPANDLQHLVPSIELRGVSFRYGEGEPWILRNANFRIEAGESVAVTGPSGAGKTTLLKIALGLLKPSEGEVLFGGMPVRQLGLQNYRRQIGTVMQEDALLTGSLSDNIAFFDVQPDQARIQACAELAQLHADICRMPMGYQTLVGDLGSGLSGGQKQRLLLARALYRMPRILALDEATSHLDLQNERAVTAALSNLPLTRLIIAHRPETIAGAQRVVIVRDGQVMELARAVPAFAESEQA; translated from the coding sequence ATGAAGCTATCGCTCCAATCTGAAGCTAGCGAATGTGCGCTTGCCTGCCTTGCAATGATTGGCCGCGTCCATGGCCGGCATCAAGACTTAGCCGATCTACGACGTCGCTTCCCCGTCAGCCTCAAGGGGGCCACACTTCAGCAACTGATCTCGCATGCTGGCGCGCTGGGCTTTTCTTCCCGCCCCTTGCGTCTTGAATTGCATGAACTCGGCGAACTGCAAACACCCTGCGTCCTCCACTGGGACTTGAACCACTTCGTCGTTCTTAAGAAAGTTCTTCACGGCGGCAAGGCCGCAGTGATCCTCGATCCGGCAGTGGGCGAACGACGCTTGTCTATGAGCGAAATATCTCGCCATTTCACCGGCGTGGCTTTGGAACTGAGCCCCAATGCGGAGTTCAAGTCCCAAGCATCGGCACCGAGGGTGTCGATGCGAGCGTTGACCGGCAAAGTGATGGGGCTTAAGCGTTCGCTGTTGCAAATCTTTGCCGTGGCCGTGGTTCTGGAGATGTTCGCCATCGTGGCTCCCTTGTTCAACCAGATGGTTGTGGACGACGTGCTCACCTCGGGAGACCGCGATCTGTTGTCAGTGTTGGTGATCGGCTTTGCATTGCTGCTTGTGGTGCAGACGTCGATTGGCTTGGCTCGATCTTGGATGGTGATGGTCTTGGGTCAGACACTGTCCTTGCAATGGATGGGCAATGTGTTTGCTCATCTGGTGCGCCTACCGGTGGACTTCTTTGAGAAGCGCCACTTGGGCGACATCACTTCGCGCTTCGGCGCCGTCAGTGCCATTCAAAAGACTTTGACCACGGCCGCTATTGAAGCGGTGCTGGATGGCCTGATGGCCGTGGCCGCGCTGGTGATGATGCTGATCTACGCACCCACGCTTTGCGCGGTGACCGTCACAGCCGTCGTAGCTTACGGCCTCCTGCGCTGGGCGGCCTACCGACCCTTCCGCGATGCCGCAGCCGAGCGCTTGGTGGTGGCCGCTAAAGAAAACACCCATTTCCTGGAAACCCTGCGCGCCATCACGCCACTCAAACTGTTCGGCCGAGAAGAAGAGCGCCGTGCCCGCTGGCAGAACCTGATCGTGGATGTGCAAAACCGCGATGTGCGCACGGCCAAGATGAGCATTGGGTTTTCGACAGCCAACACCTTCATCTTCGGGCTGGAGAACTTGATGGTGCTGTGGCTGGGCGCCAAGCTCATCATGACCGGGCAGCAAGCGGGTGCGGTGACGATGACAGTGGGCATGCTGTTTGCCTACCTCAGCTACAAGGGCCAGTTCACGGGCCGCGTGTCGGCCCTGATCAATTACGCCGTGGAACTCAAGATGTTGGGCCTGCATGCGGAGCGCCTGGCTGATATTGCCTTGGAGCCGCCCGAGAAGGACGACGTGCCGGCAAACGATTTGCAGCACCTCGTGCCCAGCATTGAACTCAGAGGCGTCAGTTTCCGCTACGGTGAGGGCGAGCCTTGGATTTTGCGTAACGCTAACTTCCGAATCGAAGCCGGCGAGAGCGTGGCCGTCACTGGCCCATCGGGGGCGGGCAAGACGACCTTGCTCAAGATTGCGTTAGGCCTGCTTAAACCCAGCGAGGGTGAGGTCTTGTTCGGTGGCATGCCGGTGCGCCAATTGGGCCTGCAGAACTATCGCCGCCAGATCGGCACGGTGATGCAGGAGGATGCTTTGCTCACGGGCTCACTCAGCGACAACATCGCCTTCTTCGATGTGCAGCCCGATCAGGCCCGAATTCAGGCCTGCGCGGAATTGGCGCAGTTGCACGCCGACATTTGCCGCATGCCCATGGGCTACCAAACTTTGGTGGGCGACTTGGGCTCGGGCCTGTCGGGTGGGCAGAAGCAGCGGCTCTTGCTGGCGCGAGCCTTGTACAGGATGCCGCGCATCTTGGCGCTGGACGAAGCGACGAGTCATTTGGATTTGCAAAACGAACGCGCAGTCACCGCGGCCTTGAGCAACTTGCCGTTGACCCGTTTGATCATTGCCCATCGACCCGAAACGATTGCTGGGGCGCAGCGGGTGGTGATCGTGCGTGACGGGCAAGTGATGGAACTTGCCAGAGCCGTACCCGCCTTTGCTGAAAGTGAGCAGGCGTAG